The Pseudomonas sp. HOU2 DNA window GCGAAACATATTTGCCGGGCACGACCCCGGAACAATCGCCGCGATGCGCAATCATTAGAGCGTGGATATCAAAAGGAGATGCGCATGCTCATCAGGTCACTGACCCTGACACTCTTGCTGGCGATTGCCGGCCCCTTGTTCGCCGCTGACAATGACTCGCCCATAGCCGGGGATGTGGGACGGGCCCGACCGTTGATCGTAATCGCACAAAGCACCGTCGATCCGGTGTGGGTGGGGTTGAAAAAGTCGCTGGAAGATCCTGCCAACAAGAAAGGTGTGACTGATCGCAACATCAAGGTTTACACCATCCTCAACATGGCCGGTCAGCTCGATGGCAAAGACCTCGGTCAGCAGGACACCATGGCTTTGCTACGGTCGCTGAAACTCGGTGCCGGCGCGTACCCGAAAGTGTTCCTGCTGGGCAAGGACGGCGAGGCCAAGCTCTCGGCCTCGGGCGATGAAGCGAAGTCGGTGGACCTGAAGAAGATCTTCGACACGGTTGATGCATTGCCGGCGAGCGAGAAAGAAATCAGCGCACCGACGGTTGCTGAAACCAAGGCCACGGCCGCCGAACCTGCAGCCAAGAAAGGCGAGAAGGGCGCCAAGCCAACCAAACCGGCGAAACCGAGCAAGCCACCGGAAATGCCGGATGATTGATGGCATGGCCTGATTCAAAAAAAATGGGCGAACTCTGCAGGTCGCCCATTTTTATTGCCCGTCAAAAAGATCGCAGCCTTCAGCAGCTCCTACATGGGATCGGTGTAGGAGCTGCCGAAGGCTGCGATCTTTTGATTTTCAGTCGGCTAAAGCGCTGAGGATCGTGTGAGCAATCTTCACCCGCTCCGGAATCGGAAAGTTCTTGTTCGCCAGAATCACCACGCCGACATCCTTCGACGGCACAAACGCCACGTAACTGCCAAAGCCACCCGTAGACCCGGTTTTGTTCAGCAGCACATTATCCGCCTGCGGTTGCGGCGGGGTCAGCCACTGCACCTTG harbors:
- a CDS encoding DUF4174 domain-containing protein, whose translation is MLIRSLTLTLLLAIAGPLFAADNDSPIAGDVGRARPLIVIAQSTVDPVWVGLKKSLEDPANKKGVTDRNIKVYTILNMAGQLDGKDLGQQDTMALLRSLKLGAGAYPKVFLLGKDGEAKLSASGDEAKSVDLKKIFDTVDALPASEKEISAPTVAETKATAAEPAAKKGEKGAKPTKPAKPSKPPEMPDD